tgctgctgcctgctaCTGCTAGTCATAGTCAAGCAAGCATCTTGTTTCTTTCCTGGGTGCCCTTGTTCAGTCATAGTCATAGCATAGCTACAGCTATGGGTGCCTAGGCAAAAAGTCTAGAAAACTAGTACTATTGCCCGGCAAGATGCTACTGTGTGTGGCCTCGCATCGCACATGCCATTCTTGACTGAAATTCTGAATTCTGATGCCATTCTGAATGAAATGCTAGCAACTTGGTTTTGCAGGGCAGATCTTGCTGGACGGGCATGATCTGAAGAGCCTGAAGCTCCGGTGGCTCCGGCAGCAGATGGGCCTGGTGGCGCAGGAGCCGACGCTGTTCGCGACGAGCATCAAGGAGAACCTGCTGCTGGGGCGGGAGAGCGAGAGCGCGACGCAGGCGGAGATGGAGGAGGCGGCCAGGGTGGCCAACGCCCACTCATTCATCATCAAGCTCCCCGACGGATACGACACGCAGGTGAGCAACTGTTGTTGCTTGTTTCTTActttctttcttccttctccAATGGATCTCCAACAATCCACTCCACTCCATTACAGAGAGtttacagagagagagagagagagagagagagagagagagagagagagagtggctGACTGTGAGCCAGTGGACATGGTTGCTTTCAGCTGCAGCTTTTCTTTCTCCATGTCATCATGCATGCATATGAGCATATCGTTTGTTGTTCATTCATGCGTCGCGCTCGTGCCTCAGCCCTCAGATGCTGGGATTGGATCACTGTTTGTGCTCGTTTCGTTAGGCCGCGGCAGCAGCTGCACATGAGCAGGCAGCATGGGCCATGGGGTCGGGTCCATCACAGCGCAGCGCAGCACTCACGACACTAGCTAGGGAGGGCAGTTGTTAGGAGGCTGTTGCTATCAGATTTGCTGTTGCTGTTGCGGGTTACAGGCAAGTAACATGCCAAGATTCTCTCTTTGCTATATATCACAATTTTTTCTCCACTAGCTGCTGATTGCAGGGGCAGATAAATTGATGGGGTTCTCTGCAGCCTTTAACATCCTGTGCTGCCTCTGgggtagaaaagaaaaaagtaGAGCTCCTAGGATAGATAGCAGGAATCCAAGTTGGCATTTTGTCAGGAATGTCAAGTTGAATGATTAGTTTGATTTGATCCCAAGAACGAAGAATCAATCACCCTATCTGTCTGTCCTGCTCCTACTCCTCTCCTTGAGTAGGCAAAGGCAAGAGgcatcttcctcctctccttGTCATGAGGAGAAAGAAAGAGAGTGTCAGGCCCAGGCCCATGCTGACATGCTGCTTAGTACAAGTAGTATTTTACTGTCAATGGCAGGCAGTCTCGTTGTTAGTTAATCACATCTCATATGGGAAAGGGGGTTAATCCAAACAAagctcatatatatatatatatatagtactgtGACAGTACCCTCTCCGCTGACTCCACATGCATGCCATTGCTTTCATGCTTTGATTCCACACTAAGCAAGTAAGCAAGGCTTGTTTGTATGCccatcatgcatgcatgcatgcatggttaAACAACACTCCAGTCCGGTCAATCAGTAGTTAGTATAAACAAGAATTCACTGAGATGGTGACAGTCAATGTCAACCTGCAGTTTGTTTGATGCATGATGGTGGCAGGTCGGCGATCGCGGGCTCCAGCTCTCCGGCGGTCAGAAGCAGCGCATCGCCATCGCCCGCGCCATGCTCAAGAACCCGGCCATCCTGCTGCTGGACGAGGCCACCAGCGCGCTGGACTCGGAGTCGGAGAAGCTGGTGCAGGAGGCGCTGGACCGCTTCATGATCGGGCGCACCACCCTGGTGATCGCCCACCGTCTCTCCACCATCCGCAAGGCCGACCTGGTGGCCGTGCTCCAGGGCGGCGCCGTCTCCGAGATGGGCACCCACGACGAGCTCATGGCCAAGGGGGAGCACGGCACCTACGCCAAGCTCATCCGCATGCAGGAGCAGGCGCACGAGGCCGCGCTCGTCAACGCCCGCCGGAGCAGCGCCAGGCCCTCCAGCGCCCGCAACTCCGTCAGCTCCCCCATCATGACGCGCAACTCCTCCTACGGCCGCTCCCCCTACTCGCGCCGCCTCTCCGACTTCTCCACCGCCGACTTCACCCTCTCCAtccacgaccaccaccaccaccaaaatCAACCCGTGGCCTTCCGCGCCGGCGCCAGCTCCTTCCTCCGCCTCGCCAGGATGAACTCGCCCGAGTGGGGCTACGCGCTGCTCGGCTCCCTGGGCTCCATGGTCTGCGGCTCCTTCAGCGCCATCTTCGCCTACGTCCTCAGCGCCGTGCTCAGCGTCTACTACGCGCCGGACCCGCGCTACATGGAGCGCCAGATCGCCAAGTACTGCTACCTCCTCATCGGCATGTCgtcggcggcgctggtgttcaaCACGGTGCAGCACATGTTCTGGGACGCCGTCGGCGAGAACCTCACCAAGCGCGTGCGCGAGAAGATGTTCGCAGCCGTGCTCCGCAACGAGATCGCCTGGTTCGACGCCGACGAGAATGCCAGCGCGCGCGTCGCCGCCAGGCTCGCGCTCGACGCCCAGAACGTGCGCTCCGCCATCGGGGACCGCATCTCCGTCATCGTCCAGAACTCGGCGCTGATGCTCGTGGCCTGCACCGCGGGCTTCGTCCTCCAGTGGCGCCTCGCGCTGGTGCTCCTGGCCGTGTTCCCGCTGGTAGTCGGCGCCACCGTGCTGCAGAAGATGTTCATGAAGGGTTTCTCGGGGGACCTGGAGGCCGCGCACGCCAGGGCCACGCAGATCGCCGGCGAGGCCGTCGCCAACCTGCGCACCGTGGCGGCCTTCAACGCGGAGCGCAAGATCACGGGGCTGTTCGAGGCCAACCTGCGCGGCCCGCTGCGGCGGTGCATGTGGAAGGGGCAGATCGCCGGCAGCGGCTACGGCGTGGCGCAGTTCCTGCTGTACGCGTCGTACGCGCTGGGGCTCTGGTACGCGGCCTGGCTGGTGAAGCACGGCGTCTCCGACTTCTCGCGCACCATCCGCGTCTTCATGGTGCTCATGGTGTCCGCCAACGGCGCCGCCGAGACGCTGACGCTGGCCCCCGACTTCGTCAAGGGCGGCCGCGCCATGCGCTCCGTGTTCGAGACCATCGACCGCAAGACGGAGGTGGAGCCGGACGACGTGGACGCGGCGCCCGTGCCGGAGCGGCCgcgcggcgaggtggagctCAAGCACGTGGACTTCGCCTACCCGTCGCGGCCGGACGTGCAGGTGTTCCGGGACCTCAGCCTCCGGGCGCGCGCCGGCAAGACGCTGGCGCTGGTGGGGCCGAGCGGGTGCGGCAAGAGCTCCGTGCTGGCGCTGGTGCAGCGCTTCTACGAGCCCAGCTCCGGGCGCGTGCTCCTCGACGGCAAGGACGTGCGCAAGTACAACCTGCGGGCGCTGCGGCGCGTCATCGCGGTGGTGCCGCAGGAGCCCTTCCTGTTCGCGGCGAGCATCCACGACAACATCGCCTACGGGCGCGAGGGCGCGACggaggcggaggtggtggaggcggcggcgcaggccaACGCCCACAAGTTCATCTCGGCGCTGCCGGAAGGGTACCGGACGCAGGTCGGGGAGCGCGGGGTGCAGCTGTCCGGCGGGCAGCGGCAGCGGatcgccgtggcgcgcgcgctggTGAAGCAGGCGCCCATCCTGCTGCTGGACGAGGCCACCAGCGCGCTGGACGCGGAGTCGGAGCGATGCGTGCAGGAGGCGCTGGAGCGCGCGGGGGCCGggcgcaccaccaccaccatcgtGGTGGCGCACCGCCTCGCCACGGTGCGCAACGCCCACACCATCGCCGTGATCGACGACGGCAAGGTGGTGGAGCAGGGATCGCACTCGCACCTGCTCAAGCACCACCCGGACGGCTGCTACGCGCGGATGCTGCAGCTGCAGAGGCTCACTGGTGCTGGTGCTGGACCTGGACCCTCGTCGTCGTTGGCGTCGCCGTCCATCGGGACCTAGGACTAGGAGGCTGCCTTGCCTGCCTGCTAGTTTGATTGATTGAGGCTGCCTGCCTAGGAGACGGCAGGAAACAAAGAGAACGCCTTCACTTCAACTGTACAATTTGATGATTTGAGGTTTTATTTAGGATGATGATATATACTAGTACGTATcagttttctttctttctttttttttatgaTCGATTGGCACTGCTTGCTGGGACTCAGATAGTGAGATACTACTATGCaacagaagcagcagcagcaggacccTACTATATATACAGTACTTACTAAGTAGTATATGCCATTCCATGTAATAAGAGATGGGAAATTAAGAGATGTTCTGTAACCAAGTACTAGATACTAGAGACAACAAGCTAGGTAATGTGCTTCCAAATTACTACGTACTATATTAGGATAGCAGTATGTACTTATAGCTTCATGCTCCAAAAAGAAAAGGAACCTGAATTTCCGTTGAGCACTCGCTCCTACTCATCAGTAGGCAGCAGCTGAACTTGTACTCCTCCTAGCAGTATCCTTTTCTCAGGGAGACAGGATCTAGTGCTGAGCACGCGACCCAACAGGCTGCTTATGACCTGGGGGGAGGCATCCTATGGACAGATCGCCGGAAACAATGGAGCTCGCCTGCCTGACCGAATGTGAACAAGAAGAGAAGGGCAGGCAGGGTTGCAGGAAATCAGGGCCGAGAGCCGCAGAGTTTGACGACTTGATGGCTGTGTCACATGTGCAAGGAAATTGCCGAATGGGATTAGGAGGAGGAACAGTAGGAACATGGCAGGCCTTTAGTCCTTCCCATCCAGTTCTAGTACCAGTTGAAGATAGAGATTGGGTTTCCCTACTACAGTACTGCTACTTGTTACAGCTGCCAATTCCACCTTGGCAGCATCACCAGCATGATTGTGTGCCCCAACAGCAACGCAGACACCAGCAAGCTTATGACTGACTCGGTGACTGAGAATGAAATCTACAGTAAAGGAACAAGGAAGTGCCAAATCTGAGACACCCAGCCAGCCAGCCTGTCCAGACTCGACAAGAGCTGAGCCATCTGGCATTCCAACAATTTCTGGGCCATGTACCACGTGTCAAAGAAACCCAAGCAACCTTTTACATTGGCACAGCAACTAGCAGTAGTAGCTTTCAGGGAATAGCAAGTTGCATTGGTGTGCAGAGCACAGATGTGAAACAACAGCCAAATGGAATGGATCTATCCTTAGTACACTAAGCATCCGTGCGCGTGCGTTGCTACGGGTAATATAAATTTACCTAGATCTATGTGTTGCTATGGGTAATATAAATTTACCTAGATCTATATAAGACCACCAATTTTATGTTCTTTCACTCCGTACATAGGTTGTTAATTTTGTGTTCTTTCACTCCGTATATAGGTTGTGCTGTGACCGCGTGAGGCAACCACCAATTTTATGTTCTTTCACTCCGTATACACGTATACAGGTCGTGCCGTGATCGCGCGAGGCATTGATCGTTCAGGTGCGATTGGAATTCCGATTGATTTGTTTGAGTTCCGATTGGAATTCCGATTGATTTGTCTGGGGTCCGATTAGAATTCCGATTGATTCTCCGGATTTTGATTAGGATTCTAGTTGACGAACCAAATAATCATTACTTTGCTTTAGAAATAAGAAAAAGTAGACATACACATAGGATGCTGATAGCCTGACTGCCCAGCCATTGCTTGAGATCAAAGCAAGATTTCCATTCCTCCCGGGCATGCTCCTGCTGCTAATATCATCATTTCATTTGGACCACGCTTGTGATCCATCATCTCTTCCAGAGCacaagagaggagagagaggcaTGCTCTTCCTCTGGTCCCGTCCAATTGGAGCAACAAACATCATTCACACCGGTAGCAATTAGCAAGCTCAAATCCAACCAACATGAAAATGAGCACAAACTTGCCAATGGATCTAGGAAATCATCACAGGGAATGGAAGCTGACAATCCATCTCATCCAATGGTAAAGGCATCAGAAGCCAAAACCCCCCGTCACGGGGAGAATCAAATGGATCTAGGTAGGAAATCTTCACAGGGAATGGTAGCTGACAAGTGCTGCTGTTCATGGAAGCCCACCTCTAGCTCTAGCGTCTGTCTGTCTGTCTCATGGTACCATTCATTACACACATGGAACAGCCAAGGTTACCTAACTAGTAACCCTACCAGTGTGCTAGCTAGGGTACCAAGACATCATGTAAAGTTTGTCCATCAAACCAAATAGCCTGTAAAGCCAACTTCTATTTCATAGACAACACACGATCGATCTGCAGCCAAATGATAAAGACCATTATCGTTGATCGGTAACTGATTTCATGATACAGGCATTGACCCCTGACCCTCCCAAAATCCCTCTCATCCTGATGAAGCCTCTCTTAGAACAAGTCTTGGACATTAAACACCATCTACTAACTCCATTAGCTACTGAGCAAAGCAACTTCTTCAGATGTATGACAGCAAGAAACTAACAAGAGGTTCCTTGTTCCTTCACATGGACATGAGCTTCAGGCCATTGTCAGGCATTCCCATTCCAGCAGCAAGTTCCGCGTCAAGTTGCGTGTGTGGAGCTGGTCCAGACATTACCTTCACCCTGCAATCATCCAAAGGTCATGATTAGATACAGAAGACACCACAGTTCATCAAATTATGCTACCCACGGAATCCTTCCTACATCAGATATTTCACATGTTCGGCCAATGGAAAGATCAGACTGGTAACATCTAAGTATACCTGCTTTCAATGTTAGGTCACTATCATAGGACCCCAATACTTATTTAGTTACAGTCTATGTGATATGTACACCCACACACAGAAAGGTCACTCAAGTCTCAAACTTATCCACCTCTAAATAACTGGTTACATGCAGCTTGAATGCTTGATGTATTAGAGTGTTCTAACTGATTGCATTGTTCTGTCTAGCTATACAAACTAAGTGGTCCTTGGACATCTTATAAATTGGCAGCACGCTTTTTCTTCCGCTGAGAATAATCATGCAATAGGGCATATCTAACCAGCACAAATCACAAGTTTGTCCATCACACTGAAGGCATAAATCAAATGTTTTCCCTCAACTGGGTAGCCTCTGCAAAGCTAGCATGTGTTCAATCCAGATTTTCATTCTATCTATCTCTGAGTAATGGTTACAAAATTACTACGTAGACTTAGAACAAGGGGATGAACCACCTTTTCTTGTGGCGCTTTGAGCGGTAGTGCTCATCCTTCACGCTCTCGCTTGCAAAGTAACGGCTGCAGCCAAAAATAACAAGTGTTATATGATCAGAACGAGATTAGACGCGTGATTGCACTTTTGCAAGAGAACCGCAGTTTATCACAAGCATAGTGACACCGATAATCAAACTTATTAAATTCCTTGCAACAGTTGCTAGTCTATCTAAATTTAGTCTATACTGAACTCAAAGTCGCTGTTTTATTCGTCTGCATAAACAAAAAAAGGGGAGCTTCTAGTCTGGGTGGAAATCAGCAGCAGCATATAATTGCACACATAAAACTAATTTCATCAAAGGAAGGAATACTAGCAAACTGAAATCGCCCTACTTTTGGTGTTGATATAACAAGTCAAGTGGATTCATCACGAACAGTTATGAGAGAGGGAACAACAGACGGTAGATCGGCTGAAGGGGGGAGATCATACTCGCAGTGGAGGCAGTAGAACTGTCCCATGCCGGGAAGGTCCTCGTCTACGGGGAGCTCCTTGGCTTCGGCATCCTTCCCCTGGTCGGCCAGCTTGACGAGCTCCTCGTAGACGGCATCGTCGGCCTTGAGGAGGAACTTGCCACGACGCGCCGTCTTGTGCGAGAGGCGGCGCTTCTTGACCTTGCGGTGCGGGCACTTGCCTCCCATCTCAAGATgatctgcggcggcggcggcggctagggttttcgTGTGGCAGCGGAACAGACGGAGGAGGAAGATGCAGGGAGGAAGCCAGAAAGAAGAGGGCGACGGGCGGGCCAAGCCAGCAGAAAATGGGCCTTGCAGAGCCCATTGGGCCAAATAGAGCCCAGCAGCAAAATAAGTCCAAAGGTGCATTTTTGCGTGTACAATCAATCGGATAGGATATACTCCTCCACTCTCATTACAGGCAAATCTCCTTGTCATCCCGACATCAACTCCGACCTGTGCAGGCATATTCCTAATGCAAATGTTCAGATTTGTATTCACTATATAAATAAAAAGCAGGAGGTGTGAGGCCATCATCACATTACAACCCCACTCGTTCGTGCAAAGGATCCAACCAACAAGAACATTTGCATCAACTTGTGTAATACACAACAGAACATATTCTTATTCTTGTACATACGGCTGGCAGTAGCCAGGGCAGGTATCGAAAACATAGCTGAGAATACAACACTAGAGCTGCAGCAGAAGGTGATCGTTGACCTGTGGTTCCTTGGCAGCGAGACGACATGTCCATATGTAGGTGTGGTAGGTTCATATACAACTGCGCCACTGAGAATGGATGGATAGAATGAACATGTATGAGCAACCACGTATGTCGATTGTATGACAAAACACATAGACAGCAAGTTATGCGTATAAAAAGGGTTCAAGGAGGAAAAAAATGTAGAAGGAAGTGGGTTCCAATGAGCATGAAATCGAGGATAATACAGAAGTAGTGTGCAATATTGGTAGAGCTTAGAATTGGTGGCTTGATTTCACCATAAATAAAGCAAATGTTGTGGAGGCAAAAGCCATACCAAATTGCGGGACTACATGAGATGCGGCCTATTTATGGATGGGTTCATCCAGTAAAACAAGCAGTTCATTATGAATTAAAATCACATACATGTCTTGCATTGCATTGCATGGAGTACATGTTATGTTACCAGTAGGCAGTATAAATGTGTGCACAAAGTTGGTAAGGAAATAAGGCCATAAAAAGGTTTGCCCAGCCAAGTATGTGAGCATGCTGCCGATTTGAGCACGCAGTTCCACTAGCAGAAGACTATGCTGCTGAACTGGGTTGATATAGGTGGTCTGGTTGTGCGTGTTGGCTAATTGGATGCCCTCCAATGGTGGGCTGCCTAGATGGAGGGGCCTTGAACTGGCAAAAGGACATGGAGGGGGGCAGGGGAGGGAGGGATACCTGCCTCTGCCTGGCCTAATTGGTCGGTCAGTCGAGGTCTTGGTCGTCGAAGTCGTCTGGGAAGGCGTTGAAGAAGTCTGCATCGATGGGGAGGGATGGGGCGGCAGACGGTGGGTGGCGGTCGTCGGCGTCGACCTCCATCATGCTGGCGATGCCGACCATGCCcatggaggcggcggccgcggtgtCCTCGGAATCCATCTCCCCCGCGGAGTCGTCCCCCCAGTCCACCGCCGGCGAGGCGGAGTTGTTCatcgccgcgccggctctgaATCGGATCAGACGAAACCCTAGCCGACACTCACTTTCCCCCCTTCCCTTGTCGGCTAGGaggcctctctctccccctctccctctccagAGAGACGGAGAGCGTAGCAGCAGAGAGGGGAGGGAGGTGGAGGACCAAGGAAACAGAAGCCCACCCACCCAGCTTAGTATAGGAAGAGTCGGGCGGCCCATTAACCAGCAGCAACGTAAGTGCGTTAACAAGGAAAGAGGCAGCAGCCCAGCCCACAGCCCAGTGACGTGGAATGGAAAAGAGTGGAAGAATATTCCATCCCCAGTGACGACGGTTTTGATAGTCTTTTTGAAGTTGGATGATCAAAATTGAACTCGGATGATAGTTGGATGGCCAAAATTGGACTTTACCCTTTGCTTTGCTTTGCCAACTCAACGATGATGATGCAACGTagtactcctcctcctcctcctacccGGAGATGCATCATCATGCATCAGAAAAAGCCGAAAAGGTTTCTCGCCTCCCCAGAAAAGAAGATGATGCAAGTCTTGTTGCGTGCGTTGGACAAGTaagcaagcaacgaggactaaTGGACAAGTCATCGCAAGGTTTGATGCCCTAATTCCAAGGCGATGGCCAGTTTCCTCATGTCTTGTCTTGTCTTGTGGACCAAGATACTACTGCCGTAGACAATACTCCTACACGATGAAGGTGCAGGATTCGCGtcctgcagcagcagcacggAGATTACGGAGGTTCGGCGGATTCGGCTTCGGCTACTGTAGTAGTACTGCGGTGGGACGAAGCTGAATTTGCAGCACCGTTTACTGTAGCGCGAAGCCGGCTGCGGTCAAGCTGTGTGCACACTACTCCATTACATACATACATTTTGCACACTACTCCAGTAGAGAAGTCGAGCAGAGCAACGGCGTCCTTCATTTCTGAATTCTGATCATCATTCATTCACGCGCAATTGTCACTCTGCTCTGCTGCTCCCATCCATCCATCAGCTGGGAAAGGAATCCGCAGCCATGGGGGGCAGGCAGGCCGTACGAGATAATGGCggcaggagaggagaggagaggacgTCAGGGCGTCAGACGGGACCCTCGCCCTCCCTAGCAATGCAAAGCAATCCATTCCCGCCTGCCTGTGCCTTGCCTTCCCCCATTGGCATTGCACTCCgtctccctccctcctcttccACTCCACTCCACTCCCTCTCCTTGCCGGCCTGAAGCCAAGCTCACTCCCCTCTCCTTGCCGCCAACACCAGTCGCCAGTCACTACTCCACC
The Panicum hallii strain FIL2 chromosome 6, PHallii_v3.1, whole genome shotgun sequence genome window above contains:
- the LOC112897822 gene encoding ABC transporter B family member 1, producing MSSAAADPEEIRARVVVLGAHHADAADEWARPELEAFHLPSPSHQPSSDGFLAQDGEAEQSTPPAAAGTPAPPPPPPPPPLETAEQPASNARPSSNNDAKKPTPPAALRDLFRFADGLDCVLMLVGTLGALVHGCSLPVFLRFFADLVDSFGSHADDPDTMVRLVVKYAFYFLVVGAAIWASSWAEISCWMWTGERQSTRMRIRYLDAALRQDVSFFDTDVRTSDVIYAINADAVIVQDAISEKLGNLIHYIATFVAGFVVGFTAAWQLALVTLAVVPLIAVIGGLSAAALAKLSSRSQDALSNASNIAEQALAQIRIVQAFVGEERAMRAYSAALAVAQKIGYRSGFAKGIGLGGTYFTVFCCYGLLLWYGGHLVRAHHTNGGLAIATMFSVMIGGLALGQSAPSMAAFAKARVAAAKIFRIIDHKPGISRDGGGVELESVTGRVEMRSVDFAYPSRPDVPILRGFSLSVPAGKTIALVGSSGSGKSTVVSLIERFYDPSAGQILLDGHDLKSLKLRWLRQQMGLVAQEPTLFATSIKENLLLGRESESATQAEMEEAARVANAHSFIIKLPDGYDTQVGDRGLQLSGGQKQRIAIARAMLKNPAILLLDEATSALDSESEKLVQEALDRFMIGRTTLVIAHRLSTIRKADLVAVLQGGAVSEMGTHDELMAKGEHGTYAKLIRMQEQAHEAALVNARRSSARPSSARNSVSSPIMTRNSSYGRSPYSRRLSDFSTADFTLSIHDHHHHQNQPVAFRAGASSFLRLARMNSPEWGYALLGSLGSMVCGSFSAIFAYVLSAVLSVYYAPDPRYMERQIAKYCYLLIGMSSAALVFNTVQHMFWDAVGENLTKRVREKMFAAVLRNEIAWFDADENASARVAARLALDAQNVRSAIGDRISVIVQNSALMLVACTAGFVLQWRLALVLLAVFPLVVGATVLQKMFMKGFSGDLEAAHARATQIAGEAVANLRTVAAFNAERKITGLFEANLRGPLRRCMWKGQIAGSGYGVAQFLLYASYALGLWYAAWLVKHGVSDFSRTIRVFMVLMVSANGAAETLTLAPDFVKGGRAMRSVFETIDRKTEVEPDDVDAAPVPERPRGEVELKHVDFAYPSRPDVQVFRDLSLRARAGKTLALVGPSGCGKSSVLALVQRFYEPSSGRVLLDGKDVRKYNLRALRRVIAVVPQEPFLFAASIHDNIAYGREGATEAEVVEAAAQANAHKFISALPEGYRTQVGERGVQLSGGQRQRIAVARALVKQAPILLLDEATSALDAESERCVQEALERAGAGRTTTTIVVAHRLATVRNAHTIAVIDDGKVVEQGSHSHLLKHHPDGCYARMLQLQRLTGAGAGPGPSSSLASPSIGT
- the LOC112897375 gene encoding zinc finger protein 593 homolog translates to MGGKCPHRKVKKRRLSHKTARRGKFLLKADDAVYEELVKLADQGKDAEAKELPVDEDLPGMGQFYCLHCDRYFASESVKDEHYRSKRHKKRVKVMSGPAPHTQLDAELAAGMGMPDNGLKLMSM
- the LOC112897376 gene encoding uncharacterized protein LOC112897376, whose translation is MNNSASPAVDWGDDSAGEMDSEDTAAAASMGMVGIASMMEVDADDRHPPSAAPSLPIDADFFNAFPDDFDDQDLD